The Mytilus galloprovincialis chromosome 2, xbMytGall1.hap1.1, whole genome shotgun sequence genome has a window encoding:
- the LOC143063031 gene encoding galactoside alpha-(1,2)-fucosyltransferase 2-like: MRVVQLRKFKGFRRVFVIVIICLVALATMRKFSTRNITVQKNPVPYGRNERKITVGFHGRAGNQMFQYASLIGIAKMNNMTPVLLEITELWNMFDLPISTAYMDKSGKYTEVKEEHTAVYAPKFENIKSNTDVYLNRYLQSWKYFENVKMDLKQRHYKIKNELLEEASPYVEDIKRKVSKEAVFVGVHVRRGDIVHERKPVGHIPAPIPYFYRAMNYFRKRYSNVVFVMISNSMMWCQDHLDDSSNVYHVETGDPYIDFAILHKMDHLILSVGTFGWWAGYLSPGTVIFYKGYPKANTTMSIEMKQTDFIPRHWVGL, from the exons ATGAGAGTTGTACAGTTAAG gaaattcaaAGGTTTCCGAAGAGTGTTTGTTATTGTCATTATCTGTTTAGTTGCCTTGGCTACCATGCGCAAATTTTCTACAAGAAATATAACAGTTCAGAAAAATCCGGTACCATATGGCAGGAACGAAAGGAAAATCACAGTAGGGTTCCACGGGAGAGCAGGTAATCAGATGTTCCAATACGCTTCACTTATAGGGATTGCTAAAATGAATAACATGACCCCGGTCTTACTGGAGATTACAGAACTATGGAATATGTTTGACCTGCCTATAAGTACTGCATATATGGATAAATCAGGGAAATATACTGAGGTAAAGGAGGAACATACGGCCGTGTACGCTCCAAAATTCGAAAATATCAAAAGTAACACTGATGTATATCTTAATAGGTATTTACAATCTTGGAAGTATTTTGAAAATGTCAAGATGGACTTGAAACAGCgacattacaaaataaaaaatgaacttttaGAAGAAGCATCGCCTTACGTTGAAGACATAAAGAGAAAAGTTTCTAAAGAGGCAGTTTTCGTTGGTGTTCATGTAAGACGTGGAGATATAGTGCACGAAAGAAAACCAGTAGGGCATATTCCTGCGCCAATACCCTATTTTTATAGGGCAATGAACTATTTCCGGAAACGTTATTCTAACGTTGTGTTTGTCATGATTTCTAATAGTATGATGTGGTGTCAAGATCATTTAGACGATTCTTCAAACGTATATCATGTTGAGACTGGCGACCCTTACatagattttgccattttacaTAAAATGGATCACCTTATACTTTCGGTGGGAACATTTGGCTGGTGGGCAGGATATTTGTCCCCTGGTACCGTCATTTTCTATAAAGGGTACCCTAAAGCAAACACCACTATGAGCATTGAGATGAAACAAACAGATTTTATCCCACGTCACTGGGTCGGACTTTGA